The Verrucomicrobiia bacterium genome contains a region encoding:
- a CDS encoding TrpB-like pyridoxal phosphate-dependent enzyme translates to MSGPTRFDLTQAEIPSAWYNLNADFPEPLPPPLHPGTREPLTPEAMEGLFPRNLIEQEISAERWIEIPEPVREIYALWRPTPLLRAVRFERALQTPARIYYKYEGVSPAGSHKVNTSVPQAYFNKLAGTRRLATETGAGQWGSSLGFACRLFGLECNVYMVRVSYDSKPYRRMLMHTWGATVHASPSGQTAYGRRLQAEDPDCPGSLGIAISEAIEDATTHPHTKYSLGSVLNHVCLHQTVIGQETLRQMERAGEEPDVIIGCCGGGSNFAGLAFPYLRRKIVEGKPYRVIGVEPSACPTLTQGELRYDFGDTAEMTPLMMMHTLGHRFMPPSIHSGGLRYHGMAPMVSHALKLGLMEAEAYQQTEVFEAATLFARSEGLVPAPESAHAIASVVNEAKRCRESGESRVLLFNLSGHGLLDLSAYEAYLGGGLTDG, encoded by the coding sequence ATGAGTGGCCCCACGCGATTCGACCTGACCCAGGCGGAGATTCCGTCCGCATGGTACAACCTGAACGCCGATTTTCCGGAGCCGTTGCCGCCGCCGTTGCATCCGGGGACGCGGGAGCCGCTGACGCCGGAAGCGATGGAGGGGTTGTTTCCGAGGAATCTGATCGAGCAGGAGATCAGTGCGGAGCGGTGGATCGAGATTCCGGAACCGGTGCGGGAGATCTATGCGCTGTGGCGTCCGACACCGCTGCTTCGGGCGGTGCGGTTCGAGAGGGCGCTGCAGACGCCGGCCCGCATCTATTACAAGTACGAGGGGGTGAGTCCGGCCGGGAGTCACAAGGTGAACACCTCGGTGCCGCAGGCGTACTTCAACAAGCTGGCGGGGACGCGGCGGCTGGCGACCGAGACGGGGGCGGGGCAGTGGGGTTCGTCGCTCGGGTTCGCGTGCCGTCTCTTCGGGCTGGAATGCAATGTGTACATGGTGCGGGTGAGTTACGACAGCAAGCCGTACCGGCGGATGCTGATGCACACGTGGGGCGCGACGGTCCATGCGAGTCCGAGCGGGCAGACGGCGTACGGCCGGCGTTTGCAGGCGGAGGATCCGGACTGTCCGGGCAGCCTGGGCATTGCGATCAGCGAGGCCATCGAGGACGCAACCACCCATCCGCACACGAAGTATTCCCTGGGGAGCGTGTTGAATCACGTGTGTCTGCACCAGACGGTCATCGGGCAGGAGACGCTGCGACAGATGGAGCGTGCCGGGGAGGAGCCCGACGTGATCATCGGGTGCTGCGGGGGCGGGAGCAATTTCGCGGGTCTGGCGTTTCCGTATCTGCGGAGGAAGATCGTGGAGGGGAAGCCGTACCGGGTCATCGGCGTCGAGCCGTCGGCCTGTCCCACCCTGACGCAGGGGGAGTTGCGGTACGATTTCGGGGACACGGCGGAGATGACGCCGTTGATGATGATGCACACCCTGGGACACCGGTTCATGCCGCCATCGATTCATTCGGGGGGACTGCGGTACCACGGGATGGCGCCCATGGTGAGTCACGCGCTGAAGCTGGGTTTGATGGAGGCGGAGGCGTACCAGCAGACCGAGGTGTTCGAGGCGGCCACGTTGTTTGCCCGGAGCGAGGGGCTGGTGCCGGCGCCGGAGTCGGCGCATGCGATTGCCTCGGTGGTGAACGAGGCGAAGCGCTGCCGGGAGTCTGGCGAATCGCGGGTGCTGCTGTTCAACCTGTCCGGTCATGGGCTCCTGGACCTGAGCGCCTACGAGGCGTACCTGGGTGGCGGGTTGACGGACGGGTAA
- a CDS encoding cellulase family glycosylhydrolase — protein sequence MSSRCFAVVGALLALIVSPVAAARPAPLPDASWDRLPEWRGFNLLNRFHRDWATRPFEEAEFQLLARLGFNFVRLPIDYRTLIVGTNWTEFSSAALEDLDRVMVYGERHGIHVCVNFHRIAGFTVASPPEPLDLFTDPEAQRVAALHWSTLARRYAGRPNSHVSFNLFNEPHGVSALVYSNVVARLVAAIRAEDPERLIIADGLEYGRMPVPELIPLRVAQATRGYAPFGLTHYRASWVTGSDSWPVPVWPASRVNHHLYGSMKQEYQSPLVLAGPFPVPTRLRVHVNQVSSRARLVVRADNAVLLDKLFVPGAGEGEWAEVVHRPEWNSYQNFYRRDYTAVIPAGSARVTVANTDGDWLTFREVGLLPERPGAVEVVLRPGSMDWGERQVGTVEYRDGDTVEPFRYPEALGRDWLWRETIQPWIELRERGVGVMVGEWGVHHQTPHPVALAWMRDMLANYRRAGLGWALWNFGGSFGPLDSNRRDVEYEPLEGRQADRAMLDLLVGAAGQGGVAVPPSPR from the coding sequence ATGTCGTCGCGTTGTTTCGCCGTGGTTGGTGCCCTGCTGGCCCTCATCGTTTCGCCGGTGGCGGCTGCCCGGCCGGCTCCGTTGCCGGACGCCTCGTGGGACCGGTTGCCGGAGTGGCGCGGTTTCAACCTGCTCAACCGGTTTCATCGCGACTGGGCCACCCGGCCGTTCGAGGAGGCGGAGTTTCAGCTCCTGGCGCGGCTGGGGTTCAATTTCGTCCGGTTGCCCATCGACTACCGCACTCTGATCGTCGGCACCAACTGGACCGAGTTCTCGTCCGCGGCGCTTGAGGACCTGGACCGCGTCATGGTGTACGGGGAGCGCCACGGCATTCATGTGTGCGTCAATTTCCACCGCATCGCCGGGTTCACTGTCGCGTCGCCGCCCGAACCGCTGGACCTCTTCACCGATCCCGAGGCGCAACGGGTGGCGGCACTGCATTGGTCCACCCTCGCCCGACGGTACGCCGGCCGTCCGAATTCCCACGTCAGCTTCAACCTGTTCAACGAACCCCACGGGGTGTCCGCCCTGGTGTATTCGAATGTCGTGGCCCGTCTCGTTGCCGCCATCCGGGCGGAGGATCCCGAACGCCTGATCATTGCCGACGGACTCGAGTACGGGCGCATGCCCGTCCCCGAACTCATCCCCCTGCGGGTGGCCCAGGCGACCCGCGGTTACGCGCCGTTCGGGCTCACCCATTACCGCGCCAGTTGGGTGACCGGGTCCGATTCCTGGCCGGTTCCCGTCTGGCCCGCCTCGCGTGTCAATCATCACCTGTACGGTTCCATGAAACAGGAATACCAGAGCCCGCTCGTCCTGGCCGGACCTTTCCCGGTGCCCACCCGCCTTCGGGTGCACGTCAACCAGGTCTCCTCACGCGCCCGGCTGGTGGTGCGGGCCGACAACGCCGTTCTGCTCGACAAGCTTTTCGTGCCCGGGGCGGGGGAAGGCGAATGGGCCGAGGTGGTGCATCGACCGGAATGGAACAGCTATCAGAATTTCTACCGGCGGGACTACACCGCCGTGATCCCCGCCGGTTCGGCACGGGTGACCGTTGCCAACACCGACGGCGACTGGCTGACCTTCCGGGAGGTGGGATTGCTTCCCGAACGGCCGGGTGCGGTCGAGGTGGTGCTGCGGCCCGGGAGCATGGATTGGGGCGAACGCCAGGTCGGCACCGTCGAGTATCGGGATGGCGACACGGTGGAACCGTTCCGCTACCCGGAGGCGTTGGGACGCGACTGGCTGTGGCGGGAAACGATCCAGCCCTGGATCGAGCTGCGGGAACGCGGGGTGGGCGTGATGGTGGGGGAGTGGGGTGTGCATCATCAGACCCCGCACCCGGTGGCTCTGGCCTGGATGCGCGACATGCTGGCGAATTATCGCCGGGCCGGCCTGGGCTGGGCCCTGTGGAATTTCGGCGGGAGCTTCGGCCCCCTCGATTCCAACCGGCGCGATGTGGAGTACGAACCCCTGGAAGGGCGGCAAGCCGACCGTGCCATGCTCGATCTGCTGGTGGGTGCGGCCGGGCAGGGAGGCGTGGCCGTTCCTCCATCCCCGCGGTGA
- a CDS encoding DUF3179 domain-containing protein: protein MEQQVEIRLLARLVGAMAPAFGESGMGGPAMAGVLRRSMSCSCVSCGIEVSGEDLIAAGPGSAEAEGLTEKQRRLQMGYCARRDCPAVYYRVRFQVCEGVDWPSIWSRTERELGTSASTATRVSGPAWWVRGWNEVRARISRRPWVALGGVAGVAVLAVVGMVRSGIAVPGLVPRGRTFMVANAGGQLHPARGRDAIPAVTDPVFAATAPNTSGLEDDDWVIGVVRGSEARAYPLWILSQREIVNDRFGSEPICVTYCPWSASAVAFVARVGRRRATFGNEGAVYECNLVMYDRATGSLWHQLGGVAIEGLHSGVRLTAVPAPVLRWGDWRRQHPATQVLVGDARQGRFYRTGPMERGQGRFQVESPSAPVSREDPRLPPMQPVAGFRYGEHAVCVPVEVLSWLEGERMELPGFPWPVEIQSERGRVKVHGAEGAPVDVPLVEAYWFTWYAAFPDSIVLPPAPRR, encoded by the coding sequence ATGGAACAGCAGGTTGAGATTCGATTGCTGGCGCGACTGGTTGGCGCCATGGCGCCGGCCTTCGGGGAGTCGGGAATGGGCGGCCCGGCGATGGCCGGGGTTTTGAGGAGGTCGATGTCGTGCTCATGTGTTTCGTGCGGCATCGAGGTGTCCGGTGAGGACCTGATTGCGGCGGGACCCGGATCGGCGGAAGCGGAGGGGTTGACGGAGAAGCAACGCCGTCTCCAGATGGGCTACTGCGCGCGCCGGGATTGTCCGGCGGTGTATTACCGGGTTCGGTTCCAGGTTTGCGAGGGGGTGGATTGGCCGTCGATCTGGTCCAGGACCGAACGCGAACTGGGGACGTCAGCATCGACGGCAACCAGGGTTTCCGGACCGGCCTGGTGGGTGCGCGGGTGGAATGAAGTTCGCGCCCGGATTTCCAGGCGGCCGTGGGTTGCACTGGGAGGGGTGGCGGGCGTGGCGGTGCTCGCGGTCGTGGGAATGGTGCGATCCGGAATTGCCGTTCCGGGCCTCGTGCCCCGGGGCCGGACGTTCATGGTTGCCAACGCGGGGGGTCAACTGCATCCGGCCAGGGGGCGGGACGCCATTCCGGCGGTGACCGATCCGGTGTTCGCGGCCACGGCACCGAACACGTCGGGACTGGAGGACGACGACTGGGTCATCGGGGTGGTTCGCGGTTCGGAAGCGCGGGCGTATCCACTCTGGATCCTCTCGCAGCGGGAGATTGTGAACGACCGGTTCGGTTCCGAACCGATCTGCGTGACGTATTGTCCATGGTCGGCGTCGGCGGTCGCGTTTGTCGCACGCGTCGGGAGGCGTCGGGCCACGTTTGGCAATGAGGGGGCGGTCTATGAGTGCAACCTGGTGATGTACGACCGGGCGACGGGAAGCCTTTGGCATCAACTGGGCGGAGTGGCGATCGAGGGTTTGCATTCCGGGGTGCGATTGACGGCCGTCCCGGCGCCCGTGCTTCGATGGGGCGATTGGCGGCGGCAACATCCCGCGACCCAGGTGCTGGTCGGGGACGCGCGGCAAGGAAGGTTTTATCGGACCGGACCGATGGAACGTGGCCAGGGACGCTTCCAGGTGGAGTCACCATCGGCACCTGTCAGCCGGGAGGACCCCCGTCTGCCGCCGATGCAGCCGGTGGCGGGTTTCCGGTACGGGGAGCATGCGGTCTGTGTGCCGGTGGAGGTGCTTTCCTGGCTGGAGGGTGAACGCATGGAACTGCCGGGATTCCCGTGGCCGGTGGAGATCCAGTCGGAACGCGGCCGGGTGAAGGTGCACGGGGCGGAGGGAGCACCCGTCGACGTTCCGCTGGTGGAGGCGTACTGGTTCACATGGTACGCCGCGTTTCCTGACAGCATCGTGCTGCCTCCGGCGCCACGGCGTTGA
- a CDS encoding Na+ dependent nucleoside transporter domain protein produces the protein MQNLVAILGIPAFIGLAWLLSLRRTAFPWRTVVAGLALQGCFALVILRTEAGLWVFAWTQRAFNRLLGFAGEGARMVFGPLADGESLGGAFGPTQVHIVAVMVTATIIVVAALSALLYHWGWLQRVVAMAAWVMRRLMRTSGSESLAAAANIFVGQAEAPLVVRPYLRGMTRSELLSLMTGGMATIAGGVGAVYVTLGVQAGEANMAGHLLTASVMSAPAALLVAKVMLPEIEASETSEGAELATGREAANSIDALCRGAGEGMKLSLNVLAMLIAFVAIVALANFLFGLAQRPLGVVQPVTLQQVLGWLNAPLAWLMGVPWKDCVTVGSVLGERVILNEFVGYTTLAAQRPEIEPRSFVIATYALCGFANFGSVAIQIGGIGALIPERRGELAALGLRAMVGGVLASYLTAAMAGLLLGG, from the coding sequence ATGCAGAATCTGGTCGCGATTCTCGGGATCCCGGCGTTCATCGGGCTGGCGTGGCTGCTGTCGCTGCGGCGCACGGCGTTTCCATGGCGGACGGTGGTGGCGGGGTTGGCGCTGCAGGGCTGTTTCGCGCTGGTGATTCTGCGGACCGAGGCTGGGTTGTGGGTGTTCGCGTGGACGCAGCGGGCGTTCAACCGGCTGCTGGGGTTCGCCGGGGAGGGGGCGCGGATGGTGTTCGGGCCGTTGGCGGACGGGGAATCGCTGGGCGGCGCCTTCGGTCCGACCCAGGTCCATATCGTGGCGGTGATGGTGACGGCGACGATCATCGTGGTCGCGGCGTTGTCGGCACTGCTTTACCACTGGGGCTGGCTGCAGCGGGTGGTGGCGATGGCGGCGTGGGTGATGCGGCGGCTGATGCGGACCAGTGGGAGCGAGAGTCTGGCGGCGGCGGCGAACATCTTCGTGGGGCAGGCGGAGGCGCCGCTGGTGGTGCGGCCCTATCTGCGTGGGATGACGCGGAGCGAGTTGCTGTCGCTGATGACCGGGGGCATGGCCACCATCGCGGGAGGCGTGGGGGCGGTGTATGTCACGCTCGGGGTGCAGGCGGGCGAGGCGAACATGGCGGGGCACCTGCTGACGGCATCGGTCATGAGCGCGCCGGCGGCGCTGCTTGTCGCCAAGGTCATGCTGCCTGAGATCGAGGCCAGCGAGACGTCGGAGGGGGCGGAGCTGGCGACCGGTCGGGAGGCGGCGAACAGCATCGATGCCCTGTGCCGCGGGGCGGGCGAAGGGATGAAACTGTCGTTGAACGTGCTGGCCATGCTGATCGCGTTTGTCGCCATCGTGGCCCTGGCGAATTTCCTGTTCGGGCTGGCGCAACGGCCGTTGGGCGTGGTCCAGCCGGTGACGCTTCAGCAGGTGCTGGGATGGCTGAATGCGCCGCTGGCGTGGCTGATGGGGGTGCCGTGGAAGGATTGTGTGACGGTGGGATCGGTTCTGGGGGAGCGGGTGATTCTCAACGAGTTTGTGGGGTACACCACCCTGGCGGCCCAACGACCGGAGATCGAGCCGCGCAGTTTCGTGATTGCGACCTACGCCCTGTGCGGATTCGCGAATTTCGGGAGCGTCGCGATCCAGATTGGCGGCATTGGGGCCCTGATTCCGGAACGGCGGGGGGAATTGGCCGCGCTGGGGTTGAGAGCGATGGTGGGCGGGGTTCTGGCATCGTATCTGACCGCGGCGATGGCGGGGCTGCTCTTGGGGGGATGA
- a CDS encoding AAA family ATPase, with product MIRRHIDEPLRRALGDTPVVLLNGARQTGKTTLAQAIGQRSGATYFTLDDAATLALATADPTGFIRNLSGPVVLDEIQQAPDLFPAIKLAVDQHRVAGRFLLTASANVMIPPRLSESLAGRMEIVPIGRPGASIRRSTLARALAVLVAAMTPLHRPAGRGRDKAGCRPPRDAVNAVAPEAARCCQETRRTM from the coding sequence GTGATCCGGCGACATATCGATGAGCCCCTCCGGCGCGCCCTGGGCGATACTCCGGTCGTCCTCCTCAACGGGGCCCGCCAGACCGGTAAGACCACTCTCGCTCAGGCCATCGGCCAACGTTCCGGTGCCACCTACTTCACCCTCGACGATGCCGCCACCCTCGCGCTGGCCACCGCGGATCCGACCGGGTTCATCCGAAACCTTTCCGGACCTGTCGTCCTCGATGAAATCCAGCAAGCCCCGGACTTGTTCCCTGCCATCAAGCTGGCCGTGGACCAGCATCGAGTGGCCGGCCGCTTCCTGCTGACGGCGTCCGCCAACGTCATGATCCCGCCGCGATTGTCGGAATCGCTGGCCGGGCGGATGGAGATCGTTCCGATTGGGCGACCGGGTGCTTCCATCAGGAGATCGACTCTGGCTCGTGCCCTTGCCGTCCTTGTGGCAGCCATGACTCCGCTCCATCGCCCGGCCGGTCGCGGAAGAGACAAAGCCGGCTGCCGCCCGCCCCGGGACGCCGTCAACGCCGTGGCGCCGGAGGCAGCACGATGCTGTCAGGAAACGCGGCGTACCATGTGA
- a CDS encoding PQQ-binding-like beta-propeller repeat protein, producing MVTAPAPALDPGTALWPQFRGPDGAGVSADPRVPDTWSATENVAWKTDLPGRSWSSPIVWGPRVFVTTVVNSGESEEPRKGLYFGGDRPEPPGSEHEWKVLCLDLETGAIAWERTVHRGLPPTPIHLKSSYGAETPVTDGQRVYALFGGIGLFALTPDGNPAWSRPLEPRRMRYGWGTASSPVLHGGRLFLVNDNEERAELLAIEAATGRELWRVDRDEKSNWATPFLWRNDRRTELVTPGSGAVRSYDLEGRLLWSFSGMSGIAIPTPVAGSGLLFVSSGYVGDALRPLYAVRPGAQGDITLTPDETRNAFIAWSNPVGGPYNPSPLHYDGRVHVLYDRGLVSAFEAATGRLLYDRERLPRGFAFTSSPWAANGRVFFLNEDGVCYVLRAGDSFELLHTNTLADDDMCMATPALAGDRLLIRTSARLYCLRTARPEAGRGSTTNPQ from the coding sequence ATGGTCACCGCCCCGGCCCCGGCCCTCGACCCAGGCACGGCCCTTTGGCCCCAGTTTCGCGGGCCCGACGGCGCCGGCGTCAGCGCCGACCCCAGGGTTCCGGACACCTGGTCGGCCACTGAAAACGTGGCGTGGAAGACCGACCTTCCCGGTCGCAGCTGGTCTTCACCCATCGTCTGGGGACCACGCGTGTTCGTCACGACGGTGGTGAACTCGGGCGAGTCCGAGGAACCCAGGAAGGGCCTCTATTTCGGCGGGGACCGACCAGAACCACCCGGGTCGGAACATGAATGGAAGGTGCTCTGCCTGGACCTGGAAACCGGAGCCATCGCCTGGGAACGGACCGTTCACCGCGGCCTGCCCCCCACCCCCATCCACCTCAAGAGCAGCTACGGCGCCGAAACCCCTGTGACCGACGGCCAACGGGTGTATGCCCTCTTTGGTGGCATCGGCCTGTTTGCCCTGACACCCGACGGCAACCCTGCCTGGTCCAGGCCACTGGAACCGCGCCGGATGCGTTACGGCTGGGGCACGGCGTCGTCGCCCGTCCTGCACGGCGGTCGCCTCTTCCTGGTCAACGACAACGAGGAACGCGCCGAACTGTTGGCCATCGAAGCCGCCACCGGACGCGAATTGTGGCGCGTGGACCGCGACGAAAAGAGCAACTGGGCGACACCCTTCCTCTGGCGGAACGACCGGCGCACGGAACTGGTCACCCCGGGCAGCGGCGCGGTGCGCAGCTACGATCTCGAGGGCCGGCTGTTGTGGTCGTTCTCCGGGATGTCCGGCATCGCCATCCCCACCCCGGTCGCCGGCAGCGGACTGCTCTTCGTCAGCTCTGGTTACGTGGGCGACGCGCTCCGCCCGCTGTATGCCGTCCGCCCCGGCGCCCAGGGCGACATCACGCTGACCCCGGACGAAACCCGCAATGCCTTCATCGCCTGGTCGAACCCGGTCGGCGGCCCCTACAACCCCTCGCCCCTCCACTACGATGGCCGGGTCCATGTCCTGTATGATCGCGGGCTGGTGAGCGCCTTCGAGGCCGCCACCGGTCGCTTGCTCTACGACCGCGAACGTCTGCCCCGGGGTTTCGCCTTCACCTCCTCCCCCTGGGCCGCCAACGGACGGGTGTTCTTCCTCAACGAAGACGGCGTCTGCTACGTCCTGCGTGCCGGCGACAGCTTCGAACTGCTCCATACCAACACGCTGGCGGACGACGACATGTGCATGGCCACACCCGCCCTGGCCGGGGACCGGTTGCTGATCCGCACCTCGGCCCGCCTTTACTGCCTGCGCACCGCCCGTCCGGAGGCCGGCCGCGGGTCCACAACAAACCCCCAGTAA
- a CDS encoding response regulator transcription factor — translation MSRQVRIALVEDSDPLRSLLRSTLDARDGWSVVADCGSAEDALERIPDAKPDIILLDIVLGADDDGIKLIAPLKRALPGARVVMLTVVENDTAISRAIHAGACGYIVKREKAHLIAGLEDVLADRAPAMSPSVACRLWNLAQRYLLAVPPGDHGLTPREWDVLRHGSRGKQQGEIALELGIEINTVKKHCSHIYRKLGVNSMREAVLKVQGLPPLPDE, via the coding sequence ATGAGTCGCCAGGTTCGAATCGCCCTGGTCGAAGACTCCGACCCGTTGCGGAGCCTGCTGCGGTCCACCCTCGATGCCCGGGACGGATGGTCGGTCGTCGCCGACTGCGGCAGCGCCGAGGACGCCCTCGAACGCATCCCCGATGCGAAACCGGACATCATCCTGTTGGACATCGTCCTCGGCGCCGACGATGACGGCATCAAACTCATTGCGCCGCTCAAACGGGCGTTGCCCGGAGCCCGGGTGGTCATGCTCACGGTCGTTGAAAACGACACCGCCATCTCGCGCGCCATCCATGCCGGAGCCTGCGGATACATCGTGAAGCGCGAAAAGGCTCATCTGATCGCCGGGTTGGAGGATGTCCTCGCGGACCGTGCACCGGCCATGAGCCCTTCCGTCGCCTGCCGGCTCTGGAACCTGGCGCAGCGGTACCTCCTGGCGGTTCCCCCCGGCGATCACGGCCTCACTCCCCGTGAATGGGACGTGCTCCGTCACGGTTCCCGAGGCAAACAACAGGGCGAGATCGCCCTGGAACTCGGCATCGAGATCAACACCGTCAAGAAGCACTGCAGCCACATCTACCGGAAACTGGGTGTGAACTCGATGCGCGAGGCGGTGCTCAAGGTTCAGGGTCTTCCACCCCTCCCCGACGAATAG
- a CDS encoding DUF1428 domain-containing protein: protein MSKYIDGFVLPLPDDKVEVYRETASKAAAIWKEHGALEYVEAIGDDMEAQDMVPFPRMAGAGPNEKVVMAYIVYRSREHRDEVNAKIMADPRIKAMCDPEHPIFDYKRMAFGGFKCFVEA, encoded by the coding sequence ATGAGCAAGTACATCGATGGATTCGTCCTCCCGCTGCCCGACGACAAAGTGGAGGTCTACCGAGAAACGGCATCCAAGGCGGCCGCGATCTGGAAAGAGCACGGTGCCCTCGAATACGTCGAGGCGATTGGTGACGACATGGAGGCCCAGGACATGGTCCCGTTTCCGAGGATGGCCGGTGCCGGGCCGAACGAGAAGGTCGTGATGGCCTATATCGTGTACCGCTCTCGTGAGCATCGCGACGAGGTCAACGCCAAGATCATGGCCGATCCGCGGATCAAGGCGATGTGCGACCCGGAGCATCCGATCTTCGACTACAAGCGGATGGCTTTCGGCGGGTTCAAGTGCTTCGTCGAGGCCTAG
- a CDS encoding helix-turn-helix transcriptional regulator — translation MEREGLDWAPSFHPGSLEICLNLAGDGTVAGDGSSLRLTPGTCGFYVPGEAGLRARREAGGRHQFLTVELARPFLRTRLAASAERLHPVVRALVEEGPGKVGVGGVERLNPRQLELVRALRSPPVPRAARRLWYEARALDVLVECCFAPAADELFCQRQLRLQRDRVAEAIGILKRNLAEPPSLGKLAREVGVSPCYLSRTFSREMGVSLSQFLRRLRLDRAAELLRSGEYNVTEAAFEVGYNSLSHFSAAFHETFGICPGLYPLRAKPAAKGK, via the coding sequence ATGGAACGGGAGGGCCTTGACTGGGCGCCGAGTTTTCATCCGGGAAGCCTCGAGATCTGCCTCAACCTGGCCGGGGACGGAACGGTGGCCGGGGACGGGTCGAGCCTGCGACTGACGCCGGGGACCTGCGGGTTCTACGTGCCCGGGGAAGCGGGGTTGAGGGCGAGGCGCGAGGCGGGAGGGAGACACCAGTTTCTCACGGTGGAACTGGCCCGTCCCTTCCTGCGGACGCGGCTGGCGGCATCGGCGGAGCGGCTGCATCCGGTCGTGCGGGCCCTGGTCGAGGAGGGACCCGGCAAAGTGGGTGTGGGCGGGGTGGAACGGCTCAATCCGCGTCAACTCGAACTCGTGCGGGCCCTGCGCAGTCCGCCGGTGCCGCGGGCGGCGCGACGATTGTGGTACGAGGCGCGGGCGCTGGATGTGCTGGTGGAGTGCTGCTTTGCGCCGGCGGCGGACGAGTTGTTCTGCCAGCGTCAATTGCGTCTGCAGCGGGACCGGGTGGCGGAGGCCATCGGCATCTTGAAACGGAACCTCGCGGAACCGCCGTCGCTCGGGAAACTGGCGCGCGAGGTGGGGGTGAGTCCGTGCTACCTGAGCCGGACTTTTTCGAGGGAGATGGGGGTGTCGCTGAGCCAGTTCCTGCGGCGGTTGCGGCTGGATCGGGCGGCGGAACTGCTGAGGAGCGGGGAATACAACGTGACCGAGGCGGCGTTCGAGGTGGGTTACAACAGCCTGAGCCACTTCAGCGCGGCGTTTCACGAAACCTTCGGGATCTGTCCGGGACTCTATCCGCTCCGTGCGAAACCGGCGGCGAAGGGGAAGTGA